The following are from one region of the Vitis riparia cultivar Riparia Gloire de Montpellier isolate 1030 chromosome 9, EGFV_Vit.rip_1.0, whole genome shotgun sequence genome:
- the LOC117922046 gene encoding uncharacterized protein LOC117922046, with protein sequence MGIRSFNCAAGRLEYDVKNYLPKSVVVEPHSTSQCAEPTNVTMLVTFASSLILMEKRRAMQIFPESVRKLWNEWELRFMVLLSLFLQIVLIIFSNRRKYTFRPWIRILIWSAYLSADWVATVSLGILSNSQGDSEGKLLDPNYTLMAFWAPFLLLHLGGPDTITAYSLEDNELWLRHLLGSVVQVGVAFYVFLRSWAGTRLTFLSIPMLVAGIIKCGERTSVLRSASKNHFRDSLLPVPDPGPDYADFMKGYSSWKDERQVDRTGREIGEKPPQSTVGDGITVPSRNYIDKAYFLFKSQFKHLYADLILSLDDQKTSEGIIRYMSSEDAFKVAEMELSFMYDVLYTKATLIYSLLGILLRSTSFSVTISTLAAFHFFIDKHEFSNIDIDITYLLLFGAIFLEVYALTKMILSDWSIVWLSSKMNSLADSIYRAITSFRSVITSDKRWSRRMAQNNLIDSCLRDKNKFNQVPRFLDMNEFLERYWYMTWEKVDDMKEPIFSLLLEMTNDVRDLRSLLKHRGDYVITKRGVIETLGWSIVDVKFDHSILLWHIATDLCSYSDDDPNPKSRCKISKCLSEYMLYLLVMCPFMLPKGIGEFRFRDTCSDTKRFFQQRSESISNRNEACRFLLEVDTEVEPKEVKGDKSKSVLFEACRLAKELKSLNMEMGEMWMMVSHVWVEMLCHAASHCGWIQHGQQLRRGGELLTHVCLLMSHLGLTEQFQILEGENIPKTIPKPLFTVPPLSPLSPHAPLGSKPPLFTTHPLSPHAPFIHLRPPPLAPRLHVYSDSISSS encoded by the coding sequence ttGCTAGTAGTTTGATCTTGATGGAGAAGAGGCGAGCAATGCAGATATTCCCAGAAAGTGTACGCAAACTTTGGAATGAATGGGAGCTACGCTTTATGGTTCTACTCAGCCTCTTCCTACAAATTGTCCTCATCATCTTTAGCAACCGACGAAAATACACATTTAGACCTTGGATCAGAATCCTGATTTGGTCGGCATACTTGTCGGCAGACTGGGTGGCCACAGTATCCCTTGGTATCCTCTCCAACAGCCAAGGAGATTCGGAAGGTAAACTTCTAGATCCAAACTATACCCTCATGGCTTTTTGGGCACCATTCCTCCTCTTGCACCTTGGTGGCCCGGATACCATCACCGCTTACTCTTTAGAAGATAATGAGTTGTGGTTAAGGCACTTGCTTGGATCGGTTGTACAAGTTGGAGTGGCTTTCTACGTGTTTCTGAGGTCTTGGGCTGGAACACGACTCACATTTCTGTCCATTCCAATGTTGGTGGCTGGAATTATCAAGTGTGGAGAGAGGACCTCGGTTCTCAGGTCTGCAAGCAAGAATCACTTTAGAGATTCTTTGCTTCCAGTTCCTGATCCTGGACCTGATTATGCTGATTTCATGAAGGGATATAGTTCATGGAAAGATGAACGGCAGGTTGATAGAACCGGAAGGGAGATTGGTGAAAAGCCACCTCAATCTACCGTTGGTGATGGCATTACTGTTCCTAGTAGAAACTATATTGACAAAGCTTACTTCTTATTCAAGAGCCAATTCAAGCATCTATATGCAGACCTCATCCTCAGCTTGGATGACCAAAAAACCAGTGAGGGCATCATCAGGTACATGTCATCCGAAGACGCCTTCAAAGTGGCGGAGATGGAGCTCAGTTTTATGTATGATGTGCTATACACCAAGGCAACACTGATTTATTCTCTACTTGGCATTCTGCTCCGTTCCACCAGCTTCTCCGTCACTATTTCTACCTTAGCGGCCTTCCACTTCTTCATCGATAAGCACGAGTTCTCAAACATTGACATCGACATTACTTACTTATTACTCTTTGGAGCTATTTTTCTTGAGGTTTATGCCCTCACTAAGATGATTTTGTCCGACTGGAGCATTGTCTGGTTGAGCAGCAAGATGAACTCCCTGGCTGATTCCATTTACCGAGCCATTACCTCTTTTAGATCAGTTATAACCAGTGACAAGAGATGGTCTAGACGCATGGCACAGAACAATTTAATTGATTCTTGCCTCAGAGACAAAAACAAGTTCAATCAGGTTCCCAGGTTCCTTGACATGAACGAATTCTTAGAGAGGTACTGGTACATGACTTGGGAGaaggtggatgacatgaaggaacCCATCTTCAGCTTGCTCCTAGAGATGACAAATGATGTCAGGGATCTCAGGTCACTACTCAAACACAGAGGTGATTATGTGATTACAAAAAGGGGGGTTATTGAGACACTTGGTTGGAGTATAGTTGACGTGAAATTTGATCACAGCATCCTTCTTTGGCATATTGCAACAGATCTCTGTAGCTATTCTGATGATGACCCCAATCCTAAATCAAGATGCAAAATAAGCAAATGCTTGTCTGAGTATATGTTGTATCTGCTAGTCATGTGTCCATTTATGCTGCCAAAAGGGATAGGGGAGTTTAGATTCCGAGACACTTGTTCAGATACCAAAAGATTCTTCCAGCAAAGAAGCGAGTCCATATCTAACAGAAATGAAGCTTGCAGATTTTTGCTTGAAGTTGACACAGAAGTTGAGCCCAAAGAGGTGAAAGGAGATAAAAGCAAGTCAGTGTTATTCGAGGCATGTAGGCTTGCCAAGGAGTTGAAATCACTGAATATGGAGATGGGAGAGATGTGGATGATGGTCAGTCACGTGTGGGTGGAGATGTTATGTCATGCTGCTAGTCATTGTGGATGGATTCAACACGGTCAACAACTTAGACGAGGCGGCGAGCTGCTCACTCATGTCTGCCTTCTTATGTCACACCTCGGTTTAACCGAGCAATTCCAAATATTGGAAGGTGAAAATATACCAAAAACAATACCCAAACCCCTCTTCACGGTGCCTCCTTTGTCTCCCTTGTCTCCCCATGCCCCCCTTGGCTCCAAACCTCCCCTCTTCACGACTCATCCCTTGTCTCCCCACGCCCCCTTTATACATCTCCGCCCGCCCCCCTTGGCTCCCCGTCTCCACGTATACTCTGACAGCATCTCCTCCTCGTAA